In the Streptobacillus moniliformis DSM 12112 genome, one interval contains:
- a CDS encoding GNAT family N-acetyltransferase, which produces MVEFKLLDPIKDEGMLYSIVELEDIIFEGASIGNYNIKPMAKYGRVYALIKGKEIVSVIEVMSSFDREIAYIYGLFTNTKYQNQGMAHKILSLVLEELKKIGIKKVQLTTGVNNTKANKLYLDFNFYIKELLEDEYKDGEKRYLYETLLY; this is translated from the coding sequence ATGGTAGAGTTTAAATTATTAGATCCAATAAAAGATGAAGGTATGCTTTATTCTATTGTAGAGTTAGAGGATATAATATTTGAAGGGGCATCTATAGGTAACTATAACATTAAACCTATGGCTAAATACGGTAGAGTATATGCTTTAATAAAAGGTAAAGAAATAGTTTCAGTAATAGAAGTTATGTCATCGTTTGATAGAGAAATTGCATATATTTATGGCTTATTTACTAACACTAAATATCAAAATCAAGGTATGGCTCATAAAATTTTATCATTAGTATTGGAAGAACTTAAAAAAATAGGAATAAAAAAAGTGCAATTAACTACAGGTGTTAATAATACAAAAGCAAATAAATTATACTTAGATTTTAATTTCTATATCAAAGAATTACTTGAAGATGAGTATAAGGACGGAGAAAAAAGATATCTTTATGAAACATTATTATACTAA
- the pdxT gene encoding pyridoxal 5'-phosphate synthase glutaminase subunit PdxT gives MLIGILALQGAFIEHKEILDKLGIDSFEIRQKKDVLRNFDALILPGGESPVMGKLLRELDIYEELKNKIENGMPVFGTCAGMILLAKEIDNDDKRHLALMDITVKRNAYGRQLGSFKSFEKFGNISDFPMVFIRAPYVVNVGNDVEILSVVDEKIVASREKNMLVTAFHPELTKDTRIHEYFIEMVKENGRV, from the coding sequence ATGTTAATTGGTATTTTAGCATTACAAGGAGCTTTCATAGAACATAAAGAAATTTTAGATAAGCTTGGTATAGATAGTTTTGAAATAAGACAAAAAAAAGATGTTTTAAGAAATTTTGATGCCTTAATTTTACCAGGTGGAGAAAGTCCTGTAATGGGAAAATTATTAAGAGAACTTGATATATATGAAGAATTGAAAAATAAAATAGAAAATGGTATGCCTGTATTTGGAACTTGTGCTGGAATGATATTACTAGCTAAAGAAATAGATAATGATGATAAAAGACATTTAGCACTTATGGATATTACTGTTAAAAGAAATGCTTATGGAAGACAATTAGGTTCATTTAAATCATTTGAAAAATTTGGAAATATTTCAGATTTTCCTATGGTATTTATTAGAGCACCTTATGTAGTAAATGTTGGAAATGATGTTGAAATATTATCTGTAGTAGATGAAAAAATAGTTGCTTCAAGAGAAAAGAATATGTTAGTTACAGCATTTCATCCAGAATTAACAAAAGATACTAGAATACATGAATATTTTATAGAAATGGTAAAAGAAAATGGTAGAGTTTAA
- the pdxS gene encoding pyridoxal 5'-phosphate synthase lyase subunit PdxS — protein sequence MEDNRYELNKNLAQMLKGGVIMDVSTPEQAIIAERAGACAVMALERIPADIRAVGGVARMSDPAMIKSIQEVVSIPVMAKARIGHFVEAQILEAIEIDYIDESEVLTPADDVLHINKRDFKVPFVCGAKDLGEALRRINEGASMIRTKGEPGTGDIVQAVRHMRAMQNEIRRISSLDERELYNVAKELQVPYDLLKYVYDNKKLPVVNFAAGGVATPADAALMMQLGAEGVFVGSGIFKSGDPEARARAIVKAVTNYNDPKVLAEVSSNLGEAMVGINESEIKILMAERGK from the coding sequence ATGGAAGATAATAGATATGAATTAAATAAGAACTTAGCACAAATGTTAAAAGGTGGAGTAATAATGGATGTTTCTACACCAGAACAAGCTATAATAGCTGAAAGAGCTGGTGCATGTGCAGTTATGGCACTTGAAAGAATACCTGCTGACATTAGAGCAGTTGGTGGAGTAGCTAGAATGAGTGATCCTGCTATGATTAAAAGTATTCAAGAGGTTGTAAGTATACCTGTAATGGCAAAGGCAAGAATAGGTCATTTTGTTGAGGCACAAATATTAGAAGCTATAGAAATAGACTATATTGATGAATCAGAAGTTTTAACGCCAGCTGATGATGTATTACATATTAATAAAAGAGATTTTAAAGTTCCATTTGTATGTGGAGCTAAAGATTTAGGGGAAGCTTTAAGAAGAATTAATGAGGGAGCTTCTATGATAAGAACTAAAGGAGAACCAGGAACTGGTGATATAGTTCAGGCAGTTAGACATATGAGAGCTATGCAAAATGAAATTAGAAGAATTTCATCATTAGATGAAAGAGAGCTATATAATGTTGCAAAAGAACTTCAAGTTCCATATGACTTATTAAAATATGTATATGATAATAAGAAATTACCAGTAGTTAATTTTGCTGCTGGTGGAGTTGCAACTCCAGCAGATGCAGCATTAATGATGCAACTTGGAGCTGAGGGAGTATTTGTTGGTTCAGGAATATTTAAATCAGGTGATCCAGAAGCAAGAGCAAGAGCTATAGTTAAAGCTGTAACTAACTATAATGATCCTAAGGTACTTGCAGAAGTTTCTTCTAATTTAGGAGAAGCTATGGTAGGTATAAATGAATCTGAAATTAAGATATTAATGGCAGAAAGAGGGAAATAG
- the sppA gene encoding signal peptide peptidase SppA yields MFKFIKNFFIFTIKKIYSFFIYITLLILLITIIMGGMFSKDEINEDYENILISDIFIPSDDKFTNSIKYIEGKNITFSEVYTSLNMIASDDKIQKIFIDLDTTAFTASQLEELEPVLNKIKLSNKKIYAYGSEINNTNYGIATYADEIIVPETQNANIVLTGYSNKSMYYKDLFDKYGFKMEVIHVGSHKSFGQNYTRNSISAEEKETLTRILDKRLEQFIEKNANARKIKPEIFKEKLLKGEYAYISPEKARDLDLVDQIIFYDDLAKKIDLKDDNTISLQNYSEKKIKEINTSSNKIAVIYLDGEITEKSNSTVPYISYSNFEQKFEKAEKTKGIKGIVIRINSPGGSAIEAKQIYNRIRKSEVPVYISIGNIAASGGYYISSAGNKIFINPSSLTGSIGVVSIMPKYSAALNKLGINIDGVEKGKYSNLLSPYKDLTDEERNIYQRKLESIYSEFKNDILKNNKKLTSESLEEVAQGKIWLGSEAIKLNLVNEFGGLQDTINALQEDLKLDNNYNIVNIYSEKNYEDVFSIFDRLLIKFKLKNKNILVINELEEKIQFIINQKGKAMYYSDILPFEF; encoded by the coding sequence ATGTTTAAATTTATTAAAAACTTTTTCATATTTACTATTAAAAAGATATATTCTTTTTTCATATACATTACTTTACTTATACTATTAATAACTATAATAATGGGTGGAATGTTTTCTAAAGATGAGATAAATGAAGACTATGAAAATATATTAATATCAGATATATTCATACCAAGTGATGACAAATTCACAAATTCTATAAAATATATAGAAGGAAAAAACATTACTTTTTCAGAAGTATATACCTCACTTAACATGATTGCAAGTGATGATAAAATTCAAAAAATATTTATTGATTTAGATACTACAGCTTTCACTGCTTCACAATTAGAAGAATTAGAGCCTGTGTTAAATAAAATTAAATTATCTAACAAGAAAATATATGCATATGGTAGTGAAATCAACAATACAAACTATGGTATTGCAACTTATGCTGATGAAATTATAGTTCCAGAAACACAAAATGCAAACATTGTTTTAACTGGATATTCAAATAAAAGTATGTACTACAAAGATCTATTTGATAAATATGGTTTTAAAATGGAAGTAATACATGTTGGAAGTCATAAAAGTTTCGGTCAAAATTATACAAGAAATAGCATAAGTGCTGAAGAAAAAGAAACACTTACTAGAATACTTGATAAAAGATTAGAACAATTTATAGAAAAAAATGCTAATGCTAGAAAGATTAAACCAGAAATATTTAAAGAAAAACTATTAAAAGGTGAATATGCATATATTAGCCCTGAAAAAGCTAGAGATTTAGATTTAGTAGATCAAATAATATTTTATGATGATTTAGCAAAAAAAATTGATTTAAAAGATGACAATACTATTTCTTTACAAAACTATTCTGAAAAGAAAATAAAAGAAATTAATACTAGTTCTAATAAAATAGCAGTAATTTATCTTGATGGAGAAATTACTGAAAAAAGTAATTCAACAGTACCATATATTTCATATAGTAATTTCGAACAAAAATTTGAAAAAGCAGAAAAAACTAAAGGAATAAAAGGTATAGTTATTAGAATTAATTCACCTGGTGGTTCTGCTATAGAAGCTAAACAGATATATAATAGGATAAGAAAATCAGAAGTTCCTGTATATATCTCTATAGGAAATATTGCTGCAAGTGGTGGTTATTACATTTCTAGTGCTGGTAATAAAATATTTATTAATCCTTCATCTTTAACTGGGTCTATAGGTGTTGTTTCAATAATGCCTAAATACTCTGCTGCTTTAAATAAATTAGGTATAAATATAGATGGTGTGGAAAAAGGTAAATATAGCAACTTATTAAGCCCTTATAAGGATTTAACAGATGAAGAAAGAAATATTTATCAAAGAAAACTTGAAAGTATTTATTCTGAATTTAAAAATGATATATTGAAAAATAATAAAAAATTAACTTCAGAATCTTTAGAAGAAGTTGCACAAGGAAAAATTTGGTTAGGTAGTGAAGCAATCAAGTTAAATTTAGTTAATGAATTTGGTGGATTACAAGATACAATAAATGCACTTCAAGAAGATTTAAAACTTGATAACAACTACAATATAGTTAATATATATTCAGAAAAAAATTATGAAGATGTGTTTTCTATATTCGATAGATTATTAATAAAATTTAAATTAAAAAACAAAAATATTCTAGTTATAAATGAGCTAGAAGAAAAAATACAGTTTATAATAAATCAAAAAGGTAAGGCTATGTATTATTCTGATATTTTACCTTTTGAATTTTAA